A single genomic interval of Schistocerca americana isolate TAMUIC-IGC-003095 chromosome 2, iqSchAmer2.1, whole genome shotgun sequence harbors:
- the LOC124596438 gene encoding transcription factor Adf-1-like: MDIERLINSVRERPVLWDQKNKYYYNRDFVRQEWNEIAEDCGTDSEELKNKWKSLRDNFRSELKKTRAERSGDEGGMPPFQSSWPWFELMTFLTDVMTPRKTKTNVHHSKKTASQHEDAHDDVPFSPALIERECFT; encoded by the exons ATGGACATCGAAAGACTAATTAACAGTGTGCGTGAACGCCCTGTGTTGTGggaccagaaaaataaatattactacaatagggattttgttcgtcaagaatggaatgaaatagctgaagattgtggaacagaca gcgaggaactgaagaataaatggaagaGCCTACGTGACAATTTCCGCTCAGAACTCAAAAAAACTCGTGCTGAACGTTCAGGAGACGAAGGTGGCATGCCGCCTTTCCAATCCAGTTGGCCGTGGTTCGAGCTAATGACCTTCCTGACTGACGTAATGACGCCCCGGAAGACCAAGActaatgttcatcacagtaaaaaaacAGCATCGCAACACGAGGACGCAcacgacgacgtaccattttcACCAGCTCTTATAGAGAGAGAGTGTTTCACCTGA